In the genome of Neovison vison isolate M4711 chromosome 3, ASM_NN_V1, whole genome shotgun sequence, one region contains:
- the PPIG gene encoding peptidyl-prolyl cis-trans isomerase G yields the protein MGIKVQRPRCFFDIAINNQPAGRVVFELFSDVCPKTCENFRCLCTGEKGTGKSTQKPLHYKSCLFHRVVKDFMVQGGDFSEGNGRGGESIYGGFFEDESFAVKHNKEFLLSMANRGKDTNGSQFFITTKPTPHLDGHHVVFGQVISGQEVVREIENQKTDAASKPFAEVRILSCGELIPKSKAKKEEKKRHKSSSSSSSSSSDSDSSSDSQSSSDTSDSESASEEKSKKRKKKHRKNSRKHKKEKKKRKKSKKSASSESETENLEAQPQSTVRPEEIPPIPENRFLMRKSPPKADEKERKNRERERDRECNPPNSQPASYQRRLLVTRSGRKIKGRGPRRYRTPSRSRSRDRFRRSETPPHWRQEMQRAQRMRVSSGERWIKGDKSELNEIKENQRSPVRIKEKKVTDHRHVSESPNRKNEKEKKVKDHKSNSKERDIRRNSEKDEKYNKNKVKKRAKSKSRSKSKEKSKSKERDTKHNRHEEKRVRSRSKERDHEIVKEKEKSDSKGKDQERSRSKEKSKQLESKSNEHDHNKGKEKDRRAQSRSRERDITKGKHSYNSRTRERSRSRDRSRRVRSRSHDRDRSRSKEYHRYREQEYRRRGRSRSRERRATPGRSRSKDRRRRRRDSRSSEREESQSRNKEKYRNQESKSSHRKENSEGEKRMYSKNRDHNSSNNREKKSDRDQSPFSKIKQSSQDNELKFSTLKNKEDEKTRSSVEKENQKSKGQENDHIHDKNKKFDHESSPGTDEDKSG from the exons ATGGGAATAAAGGTTCAGCGTCCTCGATGTTTTTTTGACATTGCGATTAATAATCAACCTG ctgGAAGAGTtgtctttgaattattttctgaTGTGTGCCCAAAAACATGCGAGAACTTTCGTTGTCTTTGTACAG gtGAAAAGGGGACAGGGAAATCAACTCAGAAGCCATTACATTATAAGAGTTGTCTTTTTCACAGAGTTGTCAAAGATTTTATGGTTCAAGGTGGTGACTTCAGTGAAG GAAATGGACGAGGAGGGGAATCCATTTATGGAGGATTTTTTGAAG ATGAGAGTTTTGCTGTTAAACACAACAAAGAATTTCTCTTGTCTATGGCCAACAGAGGGAAGGATACAAATGGTTCACAGTTCTTCAT AACAACGAAGCCAACTCCTCATTTAGATgg GCATCATGTTGTTTTTGGGCAAGTGATATCTGGTCAAGAAGTTGTGAGAGAGatagaaaaccagaaaacagatGCAGCCAGCAAACCATTTGCTGAGGTGCGGATACTCAGTTGTGGAGAGCTAATTCCCAAATCTAAAG ctaagaaagaagaaaagaaaagacataagtcatcatcatcatcttcctcCTCATCCAGTGACTCAGATAGCTCAAGTGATTCTCAGTCCTCTTCTGATACTTCTGACTCAGAAAGTGCTTCTGAAGAgaaatcaaaaaaaagaaaaaagaaacataggaaAAATTCCcgaaaacacaagaaagaaaagaagaagcgaaagaaaagcaagaaaag TGCATCTAGTGAAAGTGAGACTGAAAATCTTGAAGCACAACCCCAGTCTACTGTCCGTCCAGAAGAGATCCCTCCTATACCTGAAAATAGATTCCTAATGAGAAAAAGCCCTCCTAAAGctgatgaaaaagaaaggaaaaacagagagagagagagagacagagagtg TAATCCACCTAACTCTCAGCCTGCTTCATACCAGAGGCGACTTTTAGTTACTAGGTCTGGCAGGAAGATTAAAGGAAGAGGACCAAGG cgTTACCGAACTCCTTCTAGATCCAGATCAAGGGATCGTTTCAGACGTAGTGAGACTCCTCCACATTGGAGGCAAGAGATGCAGAGAGCACAAAGAATGAGGGTATCAAGTGGTGAAAGATGGATCAAAGGGGATAA gagtgagttaaatgaaataaaagaaaatcaaagaagtccagttagaataaaagagaaaaaagtaactgATCACAGGCATGTGTCTGAGAGTCcaaacaggaaaaatgaaaaggaaaagaaagttaaagaCCACAAATCTAACAGCAAAGAGAGAGACATCAgaagaaactcagaaaaagatgagaagtataataaaaacaaagtgaaGAAAAGGGCCAAATCTAAAAGTAGGAGTAAGagcaaagagaaatcaaagagtaAAGAAAGAGATACAAAGCATAATAGACATGAAGAAAAGAGGGTGAGGTCAAGGAGTAAAGAAAGGGATCATGAgattgttaaagaaaaagaaaagtctgattCTAAAGGAAAAGATCAAGAAAGGAGTAGAAGTAAAGAGAAGTCTAAACAGTTAGAATCAAAAAGTAATGAGCATGATCATAATAAAGGTAAGGAAAAGGATAGACGTGCACAGTCTAGAAGTAGAGAACGTGATATAACTAAAGGCAAACACAGTTACAATAGTAGAACAAGGGAACGAAGCAGAAGTAGGGACAGGAGCAGAAGAGTGCGATCTAGAAGCCATGACCGAGATCGCAGCAGAAGCAAGGAGTaccatagatacagagaacaggaGTACAGGAGAAGAGGAAGGTCACGAAGCCGAGAGAGAAGAGCAACACCAGGAAGATCAAGAAGTAAagataggaggaggaggaggagagattcACGGagctcagagagagaagaaagtcaaagcagaaacaaagaaaaatacagaaaccaaGAAAGTAAGAGttcacacagaaaagaaaattctgaggGTGAGAAGAGAATGTACTCTAAAAATCGTGATCATAATAGCTcaaataatagggaaaaaaagtCTGATAGAGATCAAAGTccattctcaaaaataaaacaaagtagtcAGGACAATGAATTAAAGTTCTCCACATTGAAAAATAAGGAGGATGAGAAGACCAGATCCtctgtggaaaaagaaaaccaaaaatcaaagGGTCAAGAAAATGACCACatacatgataaaaataaaaaatttgatcaTGAATCAAGCCCTGGAACAGATGAAGACAAAAGTGGATGA